One Rhodococcus sp. P1Y DNA window includes the following coding sequences:
- a CDS encoding response regulator codes for MITVFLVDDHEIVRRGLIDLIDSDPELTVVGEAGTVSNALARIPALRPDVAVLDVQLPDGNGIELCRELMSAEPELRCLMLTSYTEDQAMLDAILAGAKGYIVKDITGMDLTTAIKDVGQGKSLLDNRAAAVLMEKLRASQDVPLPGPLASLTEQERTLLALLGEGLTNRQIAGRMFLAEKTVKNYVSRLLAKLGMERRTQAAVYASKLDS; via the coding sequence GTGATCACCGTTTTCCTTGTCGACGACCATGAAATAGTCCGACGTGGTCTCATCGATCTCATCGACTCCGACCCGGAACTGACCGTAGTCGGCGAAGCCGGAACCGTGAGCAACGCCCTTGCGCGGATACCGGCCCTACGGCCCGACGTGGCGGTACTCGACGTACAGCTACCCGACGGTAACGGCATCGAGCTCTGTCGCGAACTGATGTCGGCCGAACCCGAGCTTCGCTGTCTGATGCTTACGTCCTACACCGAGGACCAGGCAATGCTCGACGCCATCCTCGCCGGCGCCAAAGGCTATATCGTCAAGGACATCACCGGCATGGACTTGACCACTGCCATCAAGGACGTGGGTCAGGGCAAGTCGCTGCTCGACAACCGCGCAGCGGCAGTGTTGATGGAGAAATTACGGGCATCGCAGGATGTCCCGCTGCCGGGACCACTCGCGTCGTTGACCGAGCAGGAACGGACATTGCTGGCCTTGCTCGGCGAGGGTCTGACCAACCGTCAGATAGCCGGGCGGATGTTTCTCGCGGAGAAAACAGTCAAGAACTACGTCTCCCGCCTTCTCGCGAAACTTGGCATGGAACGGCGTACACAGGCAGCGGTCTACGCGTCCAAACTGGATTCGTAG
- a CDS encoding sensor histidine kinase: protein MSEEHGAHTVRVVGNPNDSGLSSSDELSGTLSQLRLRELLSEVQERIGKIVDAREHFDGLLNAMLVVSKGLDLEETLRTIVVSAVELVDARYGALGVRDNNHQLSAFIVHGIDDETAARIGPLPIGGGVLGLLIDEPRAIRLDCLADHPSSIGFPPGHPPMTSFLGAPIRVRDEVFGNIYLTEKNNGLSFTEDDEALIVALASAAGIAIENARLYNEARTRQSWLEATRDIATELLGGTDTDVVLQTVADKARELTDGDLAFIATPSDPDATPEDVTELVIGIASAPRAEPEDGVLGFALPVYGSTSGTAFRSRTSIRVDRLEYNVTEAVQTNYGPALIAPLQASDRVTGVLVVLRASTRTPFEDDQLELVSSFADQAAVAVRLATDSRRLRELDVLAERDRIARDLHDRVIQRIFAAGLSLQSTVQRSTDPSIQARLSTTIDDLQDTVHDIRSAIFDLQSPDAATLGLRRQINDIVEEMTAGTDLRTSVRVTGPLSVVDPALATHALSVLREAISNCVRHAHAHTLVVAFDVADNLGIEITDDGVGIPDGVATSGLKNMQSRAHENGGHMTIGPANAAGGTKISWSAPLP from the coding sequence ATGTCGGAGGAACATGGCGCGCATACTGTCCGCGTGGTCGGCAACCCGAACGATTCTGGACTGAGCTCCTCCGATGAACTGAGCGGCACGCTCTCGCAACTGCGTCTACGCGAACTTCTGAGCGAAGTTCAGGAACGCATAGGCAAAATCGTCGACGCACGAGAGCATTTCGACGGCTTGCTGAATGCGATGCTCGTGGTGTCCAAGGGGCTCGATCTGGAAGAAACGTTGCGCACGATCGTCGTTTCGGCGGTGGAGCTCGTCGACGCTCGGTATGGGGCGCTCGGAGTGCGCGACAATAATCACCAGCTGAGCGCCTTCATCGTTCATGGGATCGACGACGAAACCGCAGCACGGATCGGTCCCCTACCGATCGGCGGTGGAGTTCTCGGTCTGCTCATCGACGAACCACGCGCCATCCGTCTCGACTGCCTTGCCGATCACCCGTCGTCGATCGGATTCCCACCCGGCCACCCACCGATGACGTCGTTTCTCGGAGCCCCGATTCGCGTGCGAGACGAGGTTTTCGGCAACATCTATCTCACCGAGAAGAACAACGGGCTCTCGTTCACCGAGGACGATGAGGCTCTCATCGTCGCGTTGGCGTCCGCGGCGGGCATCGCTATCGAAAACGCACGCTTGTACAACGAGGCACGTACCCGTCAGTCGTGGCTCGAAGCCACCAGGGACATCGCCACCGAACTTCTCGGCGGCACCGACACCGACGTGGTCCTGCAAACCGTCGCCGACAAGGCACGAGAGCTGACCGATGGCGATCTCGCGTTCATCGCCACACCCAGCGACCCGGACGCGACACCCGAGGACGTCACCGAACTGGTGATCGGGATCGCATCCGCTCCTCGGGCAGAACCCGAGGACGGTGTCCTCGGGTTCGCGCTGCCAGTCTATGGATCAACATCGGGGACGGCGTTTCGCAGTCGCACGTCCATCCGCGTCGACCGACTCGAATACAACGTCACCGAGGCTGTGCAGACCAACTACGGTCCCGCTCTCATCGCGCCGCTGCAGGCGTCGGATCGAGTTACCGGAGTACTGGTCGTCCTTCGCGCATCCACCAGAACGCCCTTCGAGGACGACCAGCTCGAACTGGTCTCCTCGTTCGCTGACCAAGCCGCAGTTGCTGTTCGACTGGCCACCGACTCGCGCAGACTCCGCGAACTGGATGTTCTTGCCGAACGCGACCGTATTGCCCGAGACCTCCACGACCGTGTCATCCAGCGAATCTTTGCCGCCGGACTCTCACTTCAAAGTACCGTTCAACGGTCAACCGATCCCTCCATACAGGCCCGCCTGTCCACCACCATCGACGACCTGCAGGACACCGTGCACGACATCAGATCGGCCATCTTCGACCTCCAGTCACCGGACGCCGCCACACTGGGGCTCAGACGCCAGATCAACGACATCGTCGAGGAAATGACCGCAGGCACCGACCTGCGCACGTCGGTACGCGTCACCGGTCCCCTCTCGGTCGTCGATCCCGCACTCGCCACACATGCCCTCTCCGTCCTACGCGAGGCCATCAGCAACTGTGTTCGTCACGCGCATGCCCACACGCTCGTCGTCGCGTTCGACGTCGCCGACAACCTCGGCATCGAGATCACCGACGACGGCGTGGGTATACCGGACGGGGTGGCCACGAGCGGGCTGAAGAACATGCAGTCACGGGCACACGAGAACGGCGGACACATGACCATCGGTCCCGCGAATGCGGCAGGAGGGACGAAGATCTCGTGGTCGGCCCCTCTCCCCTGA
- a CDS encoding universal stress protein yields the protein MILANHQRIVVGVDGSTSSARAAQWAAATAARLNSPLHVVSAVQDPTFYMAESALVVPAEVWQQQRRTAEDIVDNLAASIRESHPGLAVSTGVDTASATDLLVELSHTSRLLVVGNSGSGLLISILLGSTARYVIDHARCPVVVWRDTHAADRSDEPVVVGVDGSATSEVAVESAFDIASHLGVPLVAVHAWDAVSRTGGVTLPGLIDWPALELEERALLAESLAGWADKYPDVTVEHVVRQGSAARTLVELSAKSQLVVVGSHGRRGIKRLMLGSTSSNLAHHGRCPVLICRNSE from the coding sequence ATGATTCTGGCAAACCATCAGCGAATAGTCGTGGGAGTAGACGGCTCGACGAGCAGTGCTCGAGCTGCGCAGTGGGCAGCGGCCACGGCTGCCCGCTTGAATTCACCGCTTCATGTCGTCAGCGCCGTGCAGGACCCGACCTTCTACATGGCGGAGTCCGCTCTCGTCGTCCCGGCAGAGGTATGGCAGCAGCAGCGGCGCACCGCCGAAGACATCGTGGACAACCTGGCTGCATCCATTCGCGAGAGCCACCCGGGCTTGGCGGTCAGTACCGGTGTCGACACGGCATCGGCGACCGACTTGCTCGTCGAGCTATCGCACACGTCTCGACTGCTTGTGGTCGGTAATTCCGGATCCGGATTGCTGATCTCGATTCTGCTCGGCAGCACAGCACGATACGTGATCGACCACGCGCGATGCCCGGTCGTGGTGTGGCGCGACACCCATGCGGCCGATCGATCCGATGAACCGGTGGTCGTGGGCGTCGACGGGAGTGCCACCAGCGAAGTTGCCGTCGAGAGTGCCTTCGACATCGCATCCCACCTCGGAGTACCACTGGTCGCCGTCCACGCCTGGGATGCGGTGTCCCGTACAGGCGGCGTTACTCTTCCCGGCCTGATCGACTGGCCCGCACTCGAACTGGAGGAGCGAGCTCTGCTGGCGGAGAGCCTCGCGGGATGGGCCGACAAGTATCCCGATGTAACGGTCGAACACGTGGTTCGGCAAGGTAGCGCGGCCCGCACCCTGGTCGAACTGTCCGCGAAGTCTCAGCTGGTCGTGGTCGGGAGCCACGGACGACGCGGTATCAAACGACTGATGCTGGGGTCGACGAGTAGCAATCTCGCTCATCACGGACGGTGCCCGGTGCTGATATGCCGGAACAGTGAGTAG
- a CDS encoding DJ-1/PfpI family protein produces the protein MTEVRRISIVVFDGFELLDVFGPVGLFGQLPDLISVEFVGPAAGPVRSSQGTEIVATVSYDEAATPDVVLVPGGKGTRSLVSNDSFVTWLGSWAKNAEMVTSVCTGSALLAASGLLDGYRATTNKRAFEWATSQSQAVEWVAQARWVEDRDRWTSSGVAAGMDMAAALLAHFFGEAVAGQVSGAIELEVHTDSTWDPFAAANGLA, from the coding sequence ATGACCGAAGTGCGAAGAATATCGATTGTTGTGTTCGATGGATTCGAATTGCTCGACGTGTTCGGTCCCGTCGGCCTCTTCGGCCAGTTACCGGACCTGATTTCGGTGGAGTTCGTCGGCCCGGCCGCGGGGCCAGTGCGGAGTAGCCAGGGCACCGAAATCGTGGCGACCGTGAGTTACGACGAGGCGGCGACACCTGATGTCGTGCTGGTCCCCGGCGGCAAAGGGACGCGCAGCCTTGTAAGCAACGACTCGTTCGTCACGTGGCTCGGATCCTGGGCGAAGAATGCGGAGATGGTGACCTCGGTATGTACGGGCTCGGCTCTGTTGGCCGCATCCGGGTTGCTCGACGGTTACCGTGCGACTACGAACAAGCGCGCATTCGAATGGGCTACGTCGCAAAGCCAGGCTGTCGAGTGGGTTGCGCAAGCGCGGTGGGTCGAGGATCGCGACCGATGGACCTCGTCCGGCGTGGCAGCTGGAATGGACATGGCTGCAGCCCTTCTCGCGCACTTCTTCGGTGAAGCAGTGGCCGGGCAGGTTAGTGGCGCGATCGAATTGGAAGTACACACCGATTCGACATGGGATCCTTTCGCGGCTGCGAACGGCCTCGCCTGA
- a CDS encoding universal stress protein — translation MNDITEPTVPILVCVDGSDEALAATRWAAGYAARIHAPLRLVHTVPDGDWYGSAAFVDGGALEDDLRRIGENHLALATDAAHAVAPDQLVETVIADGTLSDFVATTSASLIVLGSRRRSAARDLLLGSNTIGVLERATGPVLICRPGSEQADDRRPIVVGVDASTQSDRALTLAMDIAHTFGRPLVAANYWGVAAQAGIGLGAGYIDWERVRAEEKRWLDAHVSVLHEKYPDVPLTTISSDQSPGRALTALSADAMIVAVGSRGRGAFLGTLLGSVSQNLLHHAECSVLIVR, via the coding sequence ATGAACGACATCACTGAACCGACTGTCCCGATCCTCGTGTGCGTGGACGGTTCGGACGAAGCCCTTGCCGCGACGCGATGGGCAGCGGGCTACGCTGCGCGAATCCACGCGCCGCTGCGACTGGTACACACGGTTCCCGACGGAGATTGGTATGGATCGGCGGCGTTCGTCGACGGCGGCGCCTTGGAAGACGACCTGCGCCGGATCGGTGAGAATCATCTTGCCCTCGCTACGGACGCAGCTCACGCCGTCGCGCCGGACCAACTCGTCGAGACCGTGATCGCCGACGGAACCCTCTCCGACTTCGTTGCAACCACCTCGGCGAGCCTGATCGTGTTGGGTTCACGCAGACGGAGTGCCGCTCGTGATCTGCTGCTGGGAAGCAACACGATTGGCGTTCTCGAGCGTGCTACGGGCCCGGTGCTGATCTGCCGGCCCGGGTCCGAGCAAGCAGATGATCGACGGCCGATCGTGGTCGGTGTCGATGCGAGCACACAATCGGATCGGGCGCTGACCCTGGCCATGGACATCGCGCACACCTTCGGCCGTCCACTGGTCGCGGCGAATTACTGGGGTGTGGCCGCCCAGGCAGGCATCGGTCTCGGAGCCGGCTACATCGATTGGGAAAGAGTGCGTGCGGAGGAAAAGCGCTGGCTCGATGCGCACGTATCGGTTCTGCATGAAAAGTACCCTGATGTCCCGCTCACCACGATCAGCTCGGATCAGTCACCGGGGCGGGCCCTGACCGCCCTGTCCGCAGACGCCATGATCGTCGCGGTGGGCTCGCGCGGCCGCGGTGCATTCCTGGGGACGCTCCTTGGCTCGGTAAGCCAGAACCTGCTCCACCACGCCGAATGCTCGGTATTGATCGTGCGATGA
- a CDS encoding universal stress protein, with translation MTHAEITHPKITHPSSIVVGVDGSASSRGAIRWAAEYADASGHTLVLMHAGVASGTTLSDAVNLRSGRSSSSHARARSTLATAQVVAQSVARDSLAIETVLESERPTQALTEYAVTARLIVLGSHDQGRFARAVFGSVSTVVASNARCPIVVVPETYTPADTAADAPVVVGLDRSPRDDAVLHAAFDQAARLRVGVHVVHACEQVDAGAVFSEVVERAPHMDPAAATKRWLDERVGSWAQKYPSVQVSTTIVQDFPSRALLGCSHDAQLVVVGARSRGSIPPLVMGSTSRAVLHHTKIPTMIVPAA, from the coding sequence ATGACGCACGCAGAGATCACACACCCGAAGATCACACATCCGAGCTCGATTGTCGTAGGAGTCGATGGTTCGGCGTCCTCCCGGGGCGCAATCAGATGGGCTGCCGAATACGCCGATGCATCGGGGCACACGTTGGTGTTGATGCACGCCGGTGTCGCGTCCGGGACGACCCTCTCCGACGCCGTCAACCTTCGCAGCGGGCGATCGTCTAGCTCGCACGCACGAGCAAGGTCGACCCTGGCTACGGCCCAAGTCGTTGCCCAGTCCGTCGCGCGCGATTCGCTGGCGATCGAGACCGTGCTCGAATCCGAGCGTCCCACACAAGCACTGACCGAGTATGCCGTAACCGCACGACTGATCGTGTTGGGTTCACACGACCAAGGCAGGTTCGCCAGGGCAGTGTTCGGATCCGTCAGCACCGTTGTCGCCTCGAACGCACGGTGCCCGATCGTCGTCGTTCCCGAGACCTACACACCCGCCGACACCGCGGCTGATGCTCCGGTCGTCGTCGGGCTCGACCGTTCACCACGCGACGATGCGGTACTGCATGCCGCATTCGATCAAGCGGCGCGGCTTCGAGTCGGAGTCCACGTAGTGCATGCATGCGAGCAAGTAGACGCTGGTGCGGTGTTCAGTGAAGTCGTCGAGCGCGCCCCGCACATGGATCCGGCCGCAGCAACGAAGAGGTGGCTCGATGAACGCGTCGGGTCCTGGGCGCAGAAGTACCCGTCGGTACAGGTGTCTACTACGATCGTGCAGGACTTTCCATCGCGTGCTCTGTTGGGTTGCTCCCACGACGCCCAGTTGGTGGTGGTCGGCGCCCGCAGCCGTGGATCCATACCGCCCCTGGTGATGGGGTCGACGAGCCGCGCGGTGCTGCATCACACGAAAATTCCGACGATGATTGTGCCTGCGGCCTGA
- a CDS encoding alpha/beta hydrolase produces the protein MTEPSKKIDVLIGPDVFADAGTAEALIARALAARGLSGGITDAPSGTDEVIIVPGAGKPCDTTGYDSVVRVDLGQCPPDRSDGVRTHIRGRGLDGLRFAIDSVYFHRFHPGTIVEYGDHPDQHAELRTPEGDGPFPVVMLLHGGYWRSRWEFDLMDALAVDLTARGYATWNVEYRRPDEHGWEAMTADVAAALAAVEAAPAELDLGRIVVMGHSAGGQLALHLAAHAVDSRVAPALAVSLAGVLDLKLGDERWLGEGAVSAAIGGRYTDKPAIYDESSPISLLPLGIPQVVACALSDDPNLLETSRAYCAAALTTADQVQVVEGVGGHFHVIDPDSAIWLDIVRAIEHSLS, from the coding sequence ATGACTGAACCCTCGAAGAAGATCGACGTGCTGATCGGGCCCGACGTGTTCGCCGATGCCGGTACGGCCGAAGCCCTGATCGCACGAGCACTCGCCGCGCGCGGACTCAGCGGTGGGATCACGGACGCTCCGAGCGGGACGGATGAGGTCATCATCGTTCCTGGCGCGGGAAAGCCGTGCGATACAACAGGTTACGACAGTGTCGTCCGGGTAGATCTCGGGCAATGCCCGCCCGACCGTAGTGATGGTGTCCGTACCCATATCCGCGGACGTGGTCTCGACGGACTCCGGTTCGCTATCGACAGTGTGTATTTCCATCGCTTCCACCCCGGAACCATCGTCGAGTACGGCGATCACCCTGACCAGCACGCAGAACTGCGCACGCCGGAAGGTGATGGGCCGTTTCCTGTTGTGATGCTGCTGCACGGAGGCTATTGGCGCTCGCGGTGGGAGTTCGACTTGATGGATGCACTGGCGGTGGATCTGACCGCACGCGGTTACGCCACGTGGAACGTCGAATACAGACGTCCGGACGAGCATGGATGGGAGGCGATGACCGCCGACGTTGCTGCCGCGCTCGCCGCCGTGGAGGCTGCGCCCGCTGAACTGGATCTGGGACGAATAGTCGTTATGGGCCACTCCGCCGGTGGACAACTCGCTCTGCACCTGGCGGCGCACGCGGTCGATTCCCGAGTCGCACCAGCATTGGCTGTGAGCCTCGCCGGGGTTCTGGATTTGAAACTCGGGGACGAACGGTGGCTCGGTGAAGGGGCTGTATCAGCGGCCATCGGCGGAAGATACACCGACAAGCCTGCCATCTACGATGAATCCTCGCCCATATCGCTTCTTCCACTTGGCATTCCGCAGGTGGTGGCGTGCGCACTGTCGGACGATCCGAACCTGCTCGAGACCAGCCGCGCCTACTGCGCAGCCGCACTGACAACGGCCGATCAGGTACAGGTGGTGGAAGGCGTAGGCGGACACTTCCATGTCATCGATCCAGATTCTGCAATATGGCTGGACATCGTGCGGGCGATCGAGCATTCGTTGAGCTGA
- a CDS encoding Acg family FMN-binding oxidoreductase: MVSHPDAAVVEMLIELACRAPSVHNSQPWKWSYVDGYLDLHTDRTRLLNAIDPTGRQLVISCGAALDHLQRAAVTFRWSVEVEELPTPGAPDHLARVRLVHGAHPQSHEFDVLTAINRRRSDRRPFTRVPDRQIIGAATRADAARRGTTITVLSPQSRKILSTASRLSAGVRKYDATYQAELRWWAGHSFASEGIPARALADQPESANVAVGRSFPMPHDVRNRPSTADAPDESTIVLLSTQSDEHLDWLHCGQVLSSILLDATVDGLATCPLTHMTEQPGSRALVESLAPHSGFPQVLVRLGLAPSGRAPKPTPRQPLSSILTTSSSSPPAHPTP, encoded by the coding sequence ATGGTTTCTCATCCAGATGCAGCGGTAGTGGAGATGCTCATCGAGCTCGCCTGCCGCGCGCCATCGGTGCACAACAGTCAACCGTGGAAGTGGAGTTACGTCGACGGGTACCTCGATCTCCACACGGACCGAACCAGGTTGCTCAACGCCATCGACCCCACCGGGCGCCAGCTCGTGATCAGTTGTGGTGCTGCGCTCGATCATTTGCAGCGTGCCGCGGTCACCTTCCGATGGTCCGTGGAGGTCGAAGAGCTTCCCACACCCGGCGCACCCGATCACCTGGCGCGCGTTCGTCTGGTGCACGGCGCCCACCCGCAGTCGCATGAGTTCGACGTGTTGACCGCAATCAATCGGCGACGCTCGGATCGACGACCGTTCACCCGAGTACCCGACCGACAAATTATCGGTGCAGCCACGCGCGCCGACGCTGCTCGGCGCGGTACGACGATCACCGTCCTGTCGCCGCAGTCACGGAAGATCCTTTCCACCGCATCGAGGTTGAGCGCAGGAGTGCGAAAGTACGACGCCACCTATCAGGCAGAACTTCGCTGGTGGGCCGGCCACTCGTTCGCTTCCGAGGGTATACCTGCGCGCGCTCTTGCCGATCAGCCGGAATCAGCGAATGTCGCTGTGGGAAGGAGTTTTCCGATGCCCCACGATGTCCGGAATCGACCGTCCACCGCTGATGCACCTGACGAATCGACCATCGTCCTGCTCAGCACGCAGTCCGATGAGCACCTCGACTGGCTGCACTGTGGACAGGTGCTCTCGTCGATTCTGCTCGACGCCACGGTCGATGGGTTGGCGACGTGCCCGCTCACGCACATGACCGAGCAGCCCGGCAGCCGAGCACTCGTCGAATCATTGGCCCCCCACAGCGGATTTCCGCAAGTTCTTGTCCGACTCGGTCTGGCACCTTCGGGGCGTGCACCCAAACCTACTCCACGGCAACCACTCTCCTCGATCCTCACGACCTCGTCATCCTCACCCCCTGCACATCCCACACCCTGA